One Acidobacteriota bacterium genomic window, TTCTCTTGACGCCTTTCTCCTGACTGAACATATTAAGTGTACACTTCAAGGAGGGGTCATGAAAGCATCCATACTTGATCTGCGACGACGCATGAGAGACGTTTTGCGCGCGCTTGACCGCAACGAATCGGTAACGATTTACTATCGGGGCAAGGAAAAGGCAATTCTATCTCCCAGCCGGCATCATACGGACAAATCCGTAAAAAACCATGAAGCGTTCGGGATGTGGCGAGATCGAAAGGATACAACGGACGTCGATGCTTACGTACGCAATCTGAGAAAAGGCCGTCTGGATGATTTTTGATACCGACG contains:
- a CDS encoding type II toxin-antitoxin system Phd/YefM family antitoxin, which gives rise to MKASILDLRRRMRDVLRALDRNESVTIYYRGKEKAILSPSRHHTDKSVKNHEAFGMWRDRKDTTDVDAYVRNLRKGRLDDF